One window of Methanobrevibacter woesei genomic DNA carries:
- a CDS encoding 4Fe-4S dicluster domain-containing protein — protein MEKINVNRELCDGCLDCEHSCQSLHSSSRIKILEYDSSFYPIICQQCEDAPCAKICPTEAMSQTDVDHDKCIGCGLCSMVCPFGAITITNTAEKCNRCADREEGPACIKACSKRAISLINPEKLKAAKQEKYIAKLAGKTKGKRQNSFVNIITSGARTNKVLKE, from the coding sequence TTGGAAAAAATAAATGTAAATAGAGAATTATGTGATGGATGTTTAGATTGTGAACATTCTTGTCAATCATTACATAGTTCTTCTAGAATCAAAATTTTAGAATATGATTCTTCTTTCTATCCCATAATTTGTCAGCAATGTGAAGATGCACCATGTGCTAAAATATGTCCAACAGAAGCAATGTCACAAACTGATGTTGACCATGATAAATGTATTGGCTGTGGATTATGCAGTATGGTTTGCCCATTTGGTGCAATTACAATTACAAACACTGCTGAAAAATGTAATCGCTGTGCAGATAGAGAAGAAGGACCTGCATGTATTAAAGCATGTTCTAAAAGAGCTATCTCTCTTATTAATCCAGAAAAACTTAAAGCAGCAAAACAAGAAAAGTATATTGCCAAACTCGCTGGAAAAACAAAAGGTAAGAGACAAAATAGCTTTGTCAATATCATAACATCAGGAGCTAGAACAAATAAGGTTCTAAAAGAATAA
- the pstA gene encoding phosphate ABC transporter permease PstA — MSIMTPKTSQKIMNGIFILSGIATLLILIIILGYILIKGLPVVNLDFLLGEPIDSGEAGGIFPMIISSIYVVLIAAIIATPLGVGAAIYMSEYATNQKIIKFIRFGSETLASIPSIVFGLFGLAFFVVFLQLGWSILSAGLVLAIMAIPTIFQVAEVTLTSIPESYKEGSYGLGATKWQTIYSVVLPAAIPGIITGIILAMTRAISEAAAVMYAVGSALTVPISIFDPGRPLPLHLYVLATEGISLDNAYGTAAVLVIIVLILTIITNFVVDRYQRKMMGR; from the coding sequence ATGAGTATTATGACTCCTAAAACCTCTCAAAAAATTATGAACGGTATTTTCATATTATCTGGAATTGCTACTTTGTTGATTCTGATTATTATTTTAGGTTATATTTTAATTAAAGGACTTCCTGTAGTAAATCTTGATTTTTTACTTGGAGAACCTATTGATTCTGGTGAAGCTGGTGGTATTTTCCCAATGATTATATCCAGTATATATGTGGTTCTTATAGCTGCAATTATTGCAACTCCTCTTGGTGTTGGAGCAGCTATTTATATGTCTGAATATGCTACTAACCAAAAAATTATTAAATTTATTAGATTTGGTTCAGAGACTTTAGCTTCTATTCCATCTATTGTATTTGGTTTATTCGGGTTAGCGTTTTTCGTTGTATTTTTACAATTAGGTTGGTCTATTTTGTCTGCTGGTTTAGTACTAGCTATTATGGCAATTCCTACTATCTTCCAAGTTGCTGAGGTAACATTAACTTCAATTCCAGAGAGTTATAAAGAAGGAAGTTATGGGTTAGGTGCTACTAAATGGCAAACAATTTATTCTGTTGTTTTACCTGCAGCTATTCCAGGTATTATTACAGGTATTATTCTTGCTATGACAAGGGCTATTTCAGAAGCTGCTGCTGTTATGTATGCAGTAGGTTCAGCATTGACAGTTCCTATTTCTATATTTGATCCTGGTAGACCATTACCACTTCACTTGTATGTATTAGCTACTGAAGGTATTTCTTTAGATAATGCATATGGAACTGCGGCTGTTCTTGTTATAATTGTATTGATATTAACTATTATAACCAATTTCGTTGTGGATAGGTATCAAAGAAAAATGATGGGGAGATAA
- the pstB gene encoding phosphate ABC transporter ATP-binding protein PstB codes for MKIKVENLNTYFGEAHILKDLNMEVPKNSVTALIGPSGCGKSTFIRTINRMNDLTPTFRHEGNIYLDGVDIYDDSVDVVDLRRRVGMVFQKPNPFPKSIFENVAYGLKIHGETDKDHIAQVVEESLKAAAIWDEVKDKLDMSAMGLSGGQQQRLCIARTIATSPDVILMDEPCSALDPISTLKIEDLIHSLKEDYTIVMVTHNMQQATRVSEYTSFFLNGEIIESGLTDQIFVNPKEKRTEEYITGRFG; via the coding sequence ATGAAAATTAAAGTTGAAAATTTAAATACTTACTTTGGGGAAGCCCATATCCTAAAAGATCTTAATATGGAGGTTCCAAAAAATTCTGTAACTGCTCTTATTGGACCTTCTGGTTGTGGTAAATCCACATTTATTAGAACTATTAATAGGATGAATGACTTAACACCAACATTTAGACATGAAGGAAATATATATTTAGATGGTGTTGACATTTATGATGATTCTGTAGATGTTGTAGATTTAAGAAGAAGAGTTGGAATGGTATTCCAGAAACCTAATCCATTCCCAAAATCAATATTTGAAAATGTAGCTTATGGATTAAAAATACATGGTGAAACTGACAAAGATCATATTGCTCAAGTTGTTGAAGAAAGTTTAAAAGCTGCAGCAATTTGGGATGAAGTTAAAGATAAACTTGATATGTCTGCTATGGGTTTATCTGGTGGTCAACAACAAAGGTTATGTATTGCTCGTACTATTGCTACAAGTCCAGATGTTATCCTTATGGATGAACCTTGTTCTGCTTTAGATCCAATTTCAACATTAAAAATCGAAGATTTAATACATTCTCTTAAAGAAGATTATACTATTGTTATGGTTACTCACAATATGCAACAAGCAACAAGAGTTTCTGAATATACTTCATTCTTCTTAAATGGTGAAATTATTGAAAGCGGATTAACAGATCAAATATTTGTAAACCCTAAAGAAAAAAGAACTGAAGAATATATTACTGGTAGGTTCGGATAA
- a CDS encoding phosphate ABC transporter substrate-binding protein, with protein sequence MKTKYKGLILVVIIIVIIAISIISGFDKDRIDIAGSTSVQPLAEQLATEYVGNRDDIQVNVQGGGSGMGIRSVSQGIADIGTSSKELSAEDSVGVETVELGKEGIVIGVHNSNTINDLSTDQINQIFSGEITNWKELGGPDEEIHVVTREEGSGTRDAFESIVMGDEDIKSDAIVQSSTESVKQAVSTDPGAIGYMSFAHMSDDVKSLTVNNVIVSEETIADGSYELQRPFLFVINEDNYSQAVHDFVDWIKSPEGEQIIIDAKIVPPN encoded by the coding sequence ATGAAAACAAAATATAAAGGTTTAATTTTAGTTGTTATAATTATTGTAATTATTGCAATATCTATAATTTCTGGATTTGATAAAGATAGGATAGATATAGCCGGATCTACATCCGTACAACCATTAGCTGAACAATTAGCCACTGAATATGTTGGTAATCGGGATGATATTCAAGTCAATGTTCAAGGCGGAGGTTCCGGAATGGGTATTAGATCAGTATCGCAAGGTATTGCTGATATAGGTACAAGTTCTAAGGAATTATCTGCTGAGGATAGTGTTGGTGTTGAAACTGTGGAATTAGGTAAAGAGGGTATTGTTATTGGGGTTCATAATAGTAATACTATTAATGATTTATCTACTGATCAGATAAACCAGATTTTTAGTGGTGAAATAACTAATTGGAAAGAATTAGGAGGACCTGATGAAGAAATTCATGTTGTGACTCGTGAAGAAGGTTCTGGTACTAGAGATGCTTTTGAGAGTATTGTTATGGGTGATGAAGACATTAAATCTGATGCTATTGTTCAAAGTTCTACTGAATCTGTTAAGCAAGCAGTTTCTACAGATCCTGGAGCTATTGGATATATGTCTTTTGCACATATGAGTGATGATGTAAAATCTCTTACAGTTAATAATGTTATTGTTTCTGAAGAAACTATAGCTGATGGTTCTTATGAACTTCAAAGACCATTTTTATTTGTTATTAATGAAGATAACTATTCTCAAGCAGTGCATGATTTTGTAGATTGGATTAAATCTCCTGAAGGAGAACAAATAATTATAGATGCTAAAATTGTTCCACCAAATTAA
- a CDS encoding 4Fe-4S dicluster domain-containing protein: MSDLIFTPELCVDCMKCERNCPQNSMKLVDKVPLFCMHCSPEKAPCLLICPEGAIEALGGAITINNEKCIGCGACERACPIGAIHIDGFGDVHKCNLCNDQDEKQCVANCPTGALKDDIDEQIAEKQKKIASEFNKIKEILK, translated from the coding sequence ATGAGCGATTTAATATTTACTCCAGAACTTTGTGTGGACTGCATGAAATGTGAACGTAACTGTCCACAAAATTCAATGAAATTAGTTGATAAAGTTCCATTATTCTGTATGCATTGTAGTCCTGAAAAAGCTCCATGTTTATTAATATGTCCAGAAGGTGCAATTGAAGCATTAGGTGGTGCAATTACCATCAACAATGAAAAATGTATTGGCTGTGGAGCATGTGAAAGAGCATGTCCAATAGGAGCAATCCATATAGATGGTTTTGGAGATGTTCATAAATGCAACCTTTGCAATGACCAAGATGAAAAACAATGCGTCGCAAATTGCCCAACTGGAGCTCTTAAAGACGATATAGACGAACAAATTGCAGAAAAACAGAAAAAAATAGCTAGTGAATTTAACAAAATTAAAGAAATTCTCAAATAG
- a CDS encoding phosphate signaling complex PhoU family protein yields the protein MPNKKYPSVVFKERIKSIRLELENYCNETVSLYKKAISLFEKYDQKKADEVVEKSKEMDIYGYEIERSCIRFIAVEQPLASDLLYVESSIRVMSHIKRIAYLCRNIAEACNEIKDIKISEQLKSDVQFMIDYVQIMLTKGFSSFINQDISRAKELAVDDDKVDDLFDSILRQITQLVAQKTDFALGIINLLFLTRYLERIGDRVVQIGDRVVFINTNRRPRIEQLKEEN from the coding sequence ATGCCAAATAAAAAATATCCAAGTGTTGTTTTCAAAGAAAGGATTAAATCAATTAGATTAGAGCTAGAAAATTATTGTAATGAAACAGTAAGTTTATACAAGAAAGCTATTTCTTTATTTGAAAAATACGATCAAAAGAAAGCTGATGAAGTTGTTGAAAAAAGTAAAGAAATGGATATATATGGTTATGAGATTGAAAGAAGTTGTATTCGTTTCATAGCTGTTGAACAACCTCTTGCTAGTGATTTGCTTTATGTTGAATCTTCTATCCGTGTAATGTCTCACATTAAAAGAATTGCATATTTATGTAGAAATATTGCTGAAGCTTGTAATGAAATTAAAGATATTAAAATTTCTGAACAATTAAAAAGTGATGTACAGTTTATGATTGATTATGTACAAATTATGTTAACTAAAGGTTTCAGTTCTTTTATAAATCAGGATATCTCAAGAGCTAAAGAATTGGCTGTTGATGATGATAAAGTAGATGATTTATTTGATTCTATTTTAAGACAAATCACTCAACTTGTAGCTCAAAAAACAGATTTTGCATTAGGTATTATTAACCTTCTTTTCCTTACAAGATATTTGGAAAGGATAGGGGACAGAGTTGTTCAGATTGGGGACAGAGTTGTATTTATTAATACTAACAGAAGACCTCGTATTGAACAATTAAAAGAAGAAAATTGA
- a CDS encoding dihydropteroate synthase-like protein: protein MKILIITGNLAYPLIKDVVKGLKEDIIVHVADTQVAAFLTPNQIINEIKENFSDELNEIDLILVPGLIKKGTSEITKEIGVPTFKGSTDGADLAMVINLLDKIELSEDKPADKLIAEEKRKEALKFIEDFENDKDKIKELLKKPNNMMIGNLPVGEDFPMRVLAEIANAPFLSKEDLIKKCHFFVDSGADMVDIGMAAGEDYSDKIPDLINTLRPIVGNRPLSIDTLNPKEIKVACENGIDFVLSVDLGNAPKVRDTLKEYDVPAVLLPTNFTEGISPETPKERVDAMAELIKKTEGVSGVADLILDPVNSSSIVESIIACHDFHKINPMPMFFGVGNVSELMDADSTGVNALLAGIGMELGVSILFTPEESGKTRGSVYELAIASKMMFLAKNRNSIPKDLGINLVEFKDKHIKLDLVDVDIDEVERVKRDSPMKFSRDPAGSFKITVKHGSTVDKSRIFAIHFKKNQPDLIIEGTTAKEVYEEIINQKLVTRMEHAAYLGSELQKAEIAKITKKDYVQDFDLFKVPEKFN, encoded by the coding sequence ATGAAAATTTTAATTATAACTGGAAATTTGGCTTATCCTTTAATTAAAGATGTTGTTAAAGGTTTAAAAGAAGATATTATTGTTCATGTTGCAGATACTCAGGTAGCTGCTTTTTTAACTCCTAATCAGATTATAAATGAAATTAAAGAAAATTTTTCTGATGAACTAAATGAAATTGATTTGATTTTAGTACCGGGATTAATTAAGAAGGGCACTAGTGAAATTACCAAAGAGATTGGTGTTCCTACATTTAAAGGTTCTACTGATGGGGCGGATTTAGCTATGGTTATTAATCTTTTAGATAAAATTGAATTATCTGAGGATAAACCTGCGGATAAATTAATAGCTGAAGAAAAAAGAAAAGAAGCACTTAAATTCATTGAAGATTTTGAAAATGATAAGGATAAAATTAAAGAACTTCTTAAAAAGCCAAATAATATGATGATTGGTAACCTTCCAGTTGGTGAAGATTTTCCTATGAGGGTACTTGCTGAAATAGCTAATGCTCCTTTTTTATCTAAAGAAGATTTAATTAAAAAATGCCATTTTTTTGTTGATTCCGGAGCAGATATGGTTGATATTGGTATGGCTGCAGGAGAAGATTACTCTGATAAAATTCCTGATTTAATTAATACTTTAAGACCAATTGTTGGGAATCGTCCTCTAAGTATCGATACATTAAACCCAAAAGAAATTAAAGTGGCTTGTGAAAATGGAATTGATTTTGTTTTAAGTGTTGATTTAGGAAATGCACCTAAAGTTCGAGATACTTTAAAAGAGTATGATGTTCCTGCAGTACTGCTTCCAACTAACTTTACTGAGGGAATTTCACCTGAAACTCCAAAAGAAAGGGTGGATGCAATGGCTGAACTTATTAAGAAAACTGAAGGGGTTTCAGGAGTAGCTGATTTAATTTTAGATCCTGTTAATAGTAGTAGTATTGTTGAATCAATTATTGCATGTCATGATTTCCATAAGATAAATCCTATGCCTATGTTTTTTGGTGTAGGAAATGTTTCTGAATTAATGGATGCTGATTCAACAGGTGTTAATGCACTTCTTGCAGGTATTGGAATGGAATTAGGAGTAAGTATTTTATTCACTCCTGAAGAGAGTGGTAAAACAAGAGGTAGTGTTTATGAATTAGCTATTGCAAGTAAAATGATGTTTTTAGCTAAAAATAGAAACTCTATTCCTAAAGATTTGGGTATTAATTTGGTAGAATTTAAAGATAAACATATAAAATTAGATCTTGTTGATGTAGATATTGATGAAGTTGAAAGAGTTAAAAGGGATTCTCCTATGAAGTTTAGTCGTGATCCTGCAGGCAGTTTTAAAATCACTGTAAAACATGGTTCAACTGTTGATAAAAGTAGAATATTTGCTATTCATTTTAAGAAGAATCAGCCAGATTTAATAATTGAAGGAACTACCGCTAAAGAAGTTTATGAAGAAATAATTAATCAAAAATTAGTTACACGTATGGAACATGCTGCTTATTTGGGTAGTGAACTTCAAAAAGCTGAAATCGCAAAAATTACAAAAAAAGATTATGTTCAGGACTTTGATTTATTTAAAGTCCCAGAAAAATTTAATTAA
- the porA gene encoding pyruvate synthase subunit PorA: MKKEVMTANKAVAEAVKLCKPQVIPVYPITPQTTISEYLAQFVADEEIDAKYVKVESEHSAMSAAVGASGAGVRVFTATSSQGLMLMHEIIFAAAGMRTPIVLADANRAISSPLNIWNDQQDSIAQRDSGWLQIYVENAQEALDTTIMAFKISENEKVLLPSMVCLDGFILTHTVEPVEIPEQSKVDEFLPPYNPKHSYLDPNEPMSVGTLADPDYYLEARHSMQVAMENSLEVIEETCKEFAEKFGREYGLVDPYKCEDADIIFVAMGSVCSTLRVMVDELRAKGEKVGLLKVRAYRPFPVKAIDEIVKNCEKLAVIDKNVTFGIGGALFTDIKAKIHKDAYGFIVGLGGRDITPESILEVYEKTKNPEKEVTWIGLKEE; the protein is encoded by the coding sequence ATGAAAAAAGAAGTTATGACAGCAAATAAAGCAGTAGCTGAAGCTGTTAAATTATGTAAACCACAAGTCATTCCTGTTTACCCGATTACTCCACAAACAACTATTTCTGAATACCTTGCTCAATTTGTAGCAGATGAAGAAATTGATGCAAAATATGTAAAAGTAGAATCAGAACATAGTGCAATGAGTGCCGCTGTAGGAGCAAGTGGTGCAGGAGTAAGAGTATTTACAGCAACATCATCACAAGGATTAATGTTAATGCATGAGATTATATTTGCAGCAGCAGGTATGAGAACACCAATAGTTTTAGCAGATGCAAATAGGGCAATTTCATCCCCATTAAACATATGGAACGACCAACAAGATTCCATTGCTCAAAGGGATTCTGGATGGTTACAAATATATGTAGAAAATGCACAAGAAGCATTAGATACTACTATAATGGCATTTAAAATTTCTGAAAATGAAAAAGTTTTATTACCATCCATGGTTTGTTTAGATGGATTTATTTTAACTCACACAGTAGAACCTGTTGAAATTCCAGAACAATCTAAAGTAGATGAATTTTTACCTCCATATAACCCAAAACATTCCTATTTAGATCCAAATGAACCAATGTCAGTAGGTACATTAGCTGACCCTGATTACTACCTTGAAGCAAGACATAGTATGCAAGTAGCTATGGAAAATTCATTAGAAGTAATTGAAGAAACCTGTAAAGAATTTGCAGAAAAATTTGGAAGAGAATATGGATTAGTTGACCCATACAAATGCGAAGACGCAGATATTATTTTCGTTGCAATGGGTTCTGTCTGCAGTACTCTTAGAGTAATGGTAGATGAATTAAGAGCAAAAGGAGAAAAAGTAGGTTTACTCAAAGTAAGAGCTTACAGACCTTTCCCTGTAAAAGCTATTGATGAAATCGTTAAAAACTGTGAAAAATTAGCAGTTATCGATAAAAACGTTACCTTTGGAATTGGTGGAGCTTTATTCACAGATATTAAAGCAAAAATCCACAAAGATGCATATGGATTTATTGTTGGATTAGGTGGAAGAGACATCACACCAGAATCAATATTAGAAGTTTATGAAAAAACCAAAAACCCTGAAAAAGAGGTTACTTGGATAGGACTTAAGGAGGAATAA
- a CDS encoding fumarate hydratase encodes MISQDTIKEAVYELYKEAVINLSEDMKKSLEDALKNETHELGKLNIKAILKNIEIAEEKGIPMCQDTGLPVIFIKLGNVEVENLRKGIEEGIIKATKEIPIRPNIVDPITRENTNINVGTAIPPIDIELIDEDYLEITILPKGFGSENNNALKMALPAEGIEGIKKFVVESVLKAKGKPCPPTVVGVGIGGTSDLALKLGKKALLGEIGKRNPNPTIANLEKEIMDEINASGIGPMGLGGKTTTLDVKILKAHTHTAGLPVGVCIQCWANRHATTKIYD; translated from the coding sequence TTGATTAGTCAAGACACAATTAAAGAAGCAGTTTATGAACTTTACAAAGAAGCTGTCATAAATCTCTCAGAAGATATGAAAAAATCACTTGAAGATGCTCTTAAAAATGAGACTCATGAATTAGGTAAACTAAATATTAAAGCTATCCTTAAAAATATTGAAATAGCTGAAGAAAAAGGAATTCCAATGTGCCAAGATACAGGTCTTCCCGTGATTTTTATTAAACTTGGAAATGTTGAAGTTGAAAATCTTAGAAAAGGAATCGAAGAGGGAATCATAAAAGCAACTAAAGAAATTCCAATAAGACCAAATATCGTAGATCCAATAACAAGAGAAAATACAAATATTAATGTTGGAACTGCAATCCCTCCAATAGATATTGAACTAATTGATGAAGATTACCTTGAAATTACTATTCTACCTAAAGGATTCGGTTCAGAAAACAATAATGCTTTAAAAATGGCATTACCTGCAGAAGGAATTGAAGGAATTAAAAAATTTGTTGTTGAATCTGTTCTTAAAGCTAAAGGTAAACCTTGCCCTCCAACCGTTGTTGGTGTAGGTATTGGAGGAACCTCAGATTTAGCTTTGAAATTAGGTAAAAAAGCATTATTAGGAGAAATCGGAAAAAGAAATCCTAATCCAACAATTGCTAATCTAGAAAAAGAAATAATGGATGAAATTAATGCAAGTGGAATAGGACCTATGGGATTAGGTGGAAAAACAACAACCCTTGATGTAAAAATCTTAAAAGCACATACTCATACTGCAGGACTTCCTGTTGGAGTATGCATACAATGTTGGGCAAATAGACATGCTACAACTAAAATTTATGATTAA
- the porB gene encoding pyruvate synthase subunit PorB: MKIPEEELLAPGHRGCAGCGASIGVRLALKALGKNTVAISATGCLEVMTTPYPETAWEIPWIHVAFENAGAVASGVESALRIQGKDDVNVVAFGGDGGTVDIGLQSLSGAMERGHNFTYICYDNEAYMNTGIQRSGATPYGASTTTSPVGKDSFGENKPKKNMPMIMAAHGIPYVATASISYPEDFMKKVKKAAEVDGPAYIHLNQPCTTGWGYPSSKTIEMGRLAVETGSWILYEIENGEFNVTYRPSERKPVSEYLKPQKRFRHLTEDHIEEIQKLVDSQCEELGL; this comes from the coding sequence ATGAAAATACCTGAAGAAGAATTATTAGCACCTGGTCACAGAGGATGTGCAGGATGTGGAGCTTCCATTGGAGTAAGATTAGCTCTTAAAGCATTAGGTAAAAACACCGTAGCTATTTCAGCTACTGGATGTCTTGAAGTAATGACCACTCCTTATCCTGAAACTGCATGGGAAATTCCATGGATTCACGTAGCATTTGAAAACGCAGGAGCAGTTGCATCTGGTGTAGAAAGTGCACTTAGAATTCAAGGAAAAGATGATGTAAATGTTGTTGCTTTCGGAGGAGACGGAGGTACCGTAGATATCGGTTTACAATCCCTTTCTGGAGCAATGGAAAGAGGACATAATTTTACCTACATCTGTTATGATAACGAAGCATATATGAACACAGGTATTCAAAGAAGTGGAGCTACACCTTACGGTGCTTCAACAACTACTTCACCAGTAGGTAAAGACAGCTTTGGGGAAAACAAACCTAAAAAGAATATGCCAATGATTATGGCTGCTCATGGTATCCCATATGTAGCTACTGCATCAATCTCTTATCCTGAAGACTTCATGAAAAAAGTTAAAAAAGCTGCTGAAGTTGATGGACCTGCATACATCCACTTAAATCAGCCATGTACTACTGGTTGGGGATATCCATCATCAAAAACCATTGAAATGGGTAGATTAGCAGTAGAAACTGGTTCCTGGATATTGTATGAAATTGAAAACGGAGAATTCAATGTAACATACAGACCATCTGAAAGAAAACCAGTATCTGAATATTTAAAACCACAAAAAAGATTCAGACACTTAACTGAAGATCATATCGAAGAAATACAAAAACTTGTTGATAGTCAATGCGAAGAATTAGGATTATAA
- the pstC gene encoding phosphate ABC transporter permease subunit PstC, with amino-acid sequence MESKNFDEILIEKGLFITAILSIFIILIILVFIISEAVPAFQEYGFFHFLAGMIWSPGDNQYGVLPMIVGSIYVTLLSLVMAVPLSLLCAIFMEEVAPNKVRLILKPVIQTLAGIPSVVYGFFGLTVVVPIIRESFGGTGFSVFTAALILAVMILPTIISVSQDAIKAVPHEFKEAALGLGSTHWQTIRHIIFPTALPGIITAIILGIGRAIGETLAVIMVAGNVAQIPGSIFEPVRTLTSNIALEMGYATGLHYNALFGTAVVLFLIIIVLLLIANYVQNKYGIDSDGGA; translated from the coding sequence ATGGAGAGTAAAAATTTTGATGAAATATTAATAGAAAAGGGACTTTTCATTACAGCAATCCTTTCTATTTTTATAATTTTAATCATATTGGTATTCATCATAAGTGAAGCAGTACCTGCTTTCCAAGAATATGGATTTTTCCATTTCTTAGCAGGCATGATATGGTCTCCAGGTGACAACCAGTATGGTGTACTGCCAATGATTGTAGGTTCTATCTATGTAACATTACTTTCATTAGTTATGGCAGTTCCTTTATCTTTATTATGTGCTATTTTCATGGAAGAAGTTGCTCCTAATAAAGTTAGATTAATATTAAAACCAGTTATCCAAACTTTAGCAGGTATTCCATCCGTAGTATACGGTTTCTTTGGTCTCACTGTTGTTGTACCTATAATTCGTGAAAGTTTTGGAGGTACTGGTTTCAGTGTATTTACTGCAGCTTTAATTTTAGCTGTTATGATTTTGCCAACAATTATATCTGTTTCACAAGATGCTATTAAAGCAGTACCTCATGAATTTAAAGAAGCTGCATTAGGTCTTGGTTCAACTCACTGGCAAACAATACGTCATATTATTTTCCCAACTGCTTTACCTGGAATTATCACCGCGATTATTTTGGGTATTGGGAGGGCTATTGGTGAAACTTTAGCAGTTATTATGGTTGCAGGTAACGTTGCTCAAATTCCAGGATCCATATTTGAACCTGTAAGAACTCTTACTTCTAACATTGCATTAGAAATGGGTTATGCTACTGGTTTACATTATAATGCATTATTTGGAACTGCAGTAGTATTGTTCTTGATTATTATTGTATTATTATTAATTGCAAACTATGTACAAAACAAATATGGTATTGATAGTGATGGAGGTGCTTAA
- the porD gene encoding pyruvate synthase subunit PorD, with amino-acid sequence MVSLGCVIKTPGNSRNNKTGSWRTFKPILDKEKCVDCDNCIIFCPDSSVNKDHDIDYDYCKGCGICSNECPVNAIEMIKE; translated from the coding sequence ATGGTATCACTAGGATGCGTTATTAAAACACCTGGAAACAGTAGAAATAACAAAACTGGAAGTTGGAGAACATTTAAACCAATTTTAGATAAAGAAAAATGTGTAGACTGTGACAATTGTATTATATTTTGTCCAGACTCTTCTGTAAATAAAGATCACGACATTGATTATGATTATTGTAAAGGTTGTGGAATCTGTTCCAATGAATGTCCAGTTAATGCAATCGAAATGATTAAAGAATAA
- a CDS encoding pyruvate ferredoxin oxidoreductase subunit gamma encodes MIEIRFHGRGGQGSVTAAEILAKAAFKDGKYVQAFPFFGVERRGAPVMAFTRIDDKPIDIRYQIYTPDYVLVLDDGLMNVIDVFSGAKENTEVIINIAEEFKGKVDVPVHSIDATGIALDMLGRNIVNTIILGYFAKKTQVVSIDSLIEVIKETFPGKVGELNAEATKKAYEMG; translated from the coding sequence ATGATTGAGATTCGTTTTCACGGACGTGGAGGACAAGGATCTGTAACTGCTGCTGAAATTTTAGCAAAAGCAGCTTTTAAAGATGGTAAATATGTCCAAGCGTTTCCATTCTTTGGAGTAGAGCGTAGGGGTGCTCCAGTTATGGCTTTTACAAGAATTGACGATAAGCCAATCGATATTAGATATCAAATATACACACCAGACTATGTTTTAGTTTTAGATGATGGATTAATGAATGTTATAGACGTGTTTTCAGGAGCTAAAGAAAATACTGAAGTAATTATTAATATTGCAGAAGAATTTAAAGGAAAAGTAGATGTTCCAGTTCATTCCATTGATGCAACAGGAATTGCATTAGATATGTTAGGCCGTAATATTGTAAATACAATTATTTTAGGTTATTTCGCTAAAAAAACCCAAGTTGTAAGTATCGATTCTTTAATTGAAGTTATTAAAGAAACATTCCCTGGAAAAGTCGGCGAATTAAATGCAGAAGCTACTAAAAAAGCCTACGAAATGGGTTAA